Proteins encoded together in one Cicer arietinum cultivar CDC Frontier isolate Library 1 chromosome 4, Cicar.CDCFrontier_v2.0, whole genome shotgun sequence window:
- the LOC101508341 gene encoding ATP synthase subunit d, mitochondrial, translated as MSGTTKKVADVAFKAGRSIDWEGMAKLLVSDEARREFSNLRRAFDDVNSQLQTKFSQEPEPIDWDYYRKGIGTRLVDMYKEHYESIEIPKFVDTVTPQYKPKFEALLIELKEAEEKSLKESERLEKEIADVQELKKKLSTMTADEYFAKHPELKQKFDDEIRNDNWGY; from the exons ATGAGCGGAACGACGAAAAAAGTGGCGGATGTAGCATTCAAAGCCGGTCGGAGCATTGATTGGGAAGGGATGGCTAAGCTTCTTGTATCCGATGAAGCTCGCCGTGAATTCTCCAATCTTCGTCGCGCTTTTGACGATGTTAATTCACAACTCCAAACAAAGTTCAGCCAG GAGCCTGAGCCCATTGACTGGGATTATTATAGAAAAGGAATTGGCACACGTTTGGTGGATATGTACAAGGAGCATTATGAGA GCATTGAGATCCCCAAGTTTGTTGACACAGTAACTCCTCAATATAAGCCCAAATTTGAGgcactg TTGATCGAGCTTAAAGAAGCAGAAGAGAAATCTCTGAAGGAGTCTGAGCGTTTGGAAAAGGAAATTGCTGATGTACAAGAGTTAAAG AAAAAACTTAGTACCATGACTGCGGATGAGTACTTTGCCAAGCATCCTGAACTGAAGCAGAAATTTGATGATGAGATTAGGAATGATAACTGGGGTTATTGA